In Brettanomyces bruxellensis chromosome 8, complete sequence, a genomic segment contains:
- the MAE1 gene encoding NAD-dependent malic enzyme, mitochondrial encodes MTYDTEEHIPQQTRLTATGPIECDVSGFNLLNSSLFNKGSAFTLEERAAFDLTGLLPPVVNTLKEQAERAYKQLHFFKTGLAKSDFCTSMRVQNKVLYYKLVRDHIKELLPIVYTPTEGDAIIAYSSRFRKPEGCFLDINDPDGIQDRLHPFGKDKDIDYIVISDSEGILGIGDQGVGGVRICVAKASLMTLCGGLHPGRVLSAVLDVGTNNKKLLKDELYMGNRFPRVRGEAYDAFVEKVMTTLHNMYPHAVIHFEDFGVTTARPVLERYKKRYACFNDDIQGTGAVAMASMTAALQVTNRKLADVQVVIFGAGSAGLGIADQIVNHMVSHGADRDEARTHIHCVDRHGLILDDMGPVSSDAQMLYADRAADWHGVDATNLVEIVAKIHPTVLIGCSTQAGAFTENVIKTMYKYNRRPIIFPLSNPTRLCEVHPKDALEWTDYNALIATGSPFPPVNGHVISENNNCVAFPGIGLGAVLARVRSISDKMISAAVDELAALSPAVRDHMGGLLPDLETIDETSARIATAVIIQALKEGLVTVEKEDSPSGGKVRVPRDFNKCLAWVKSQMWRPQYRPLVKVEHVNAIHTHQY; translated from the coding sequence ATGACATATGATACAGAGGAGCACATTCCGCAGCAGACGAGGTTGACGGCCACAGGCCCGATCGAGTGCGATGTGTCCGGGTTCAACTTGTTGAACTCTTCGCTTTTCAACAAAGGGTCGGCGTTCACATTGGAAGAAAGAGCAGCATTTGACCTCACGGGGCTTCTCCCACCGGTTGTGAACACGTTGAAGGAGCAGGCAGAGAGAGCTTACAAGCAGCTCCATTTCTTCAAGACGGGACTGGCCAAGAGTGACTTCTGCACGTCGATGCGTGTGCAGAACAAGGTGTTGTACTACAAGTTGGTGCGGGACCACATCAAAGAGCTTCTCCCCATTGTGTACACGCCGACGGAGGGCGATGCGATCATCGCGTACTCGTCGCGGTTCCGGAAACCCGAGGGCTGCTTTTTGGATATCAACGACCCGGACGGAATCCAGGATCGGTTGCATCCATTCGGCAAGGATAAGGACATCGACTACATAGTGATCTCGGACAGTGAGGGCATCCTCGGGATCGGGGACCAGGGAGTGGGCGGAGTGAGGATCTGTGTGGCCAAGGCCTCATTGATGACCCTTTGTGGTGGGTTGCACCCGGGAAGAGTGCTCTCGGCAGTGTTGGACGTGGGCACAAACAACAAGAAGCTTCTGAAAGACGAGTTGTACATGGGCAACCGGTTTCCCAGGGTGCGTGGCGAAGCGTACGATGCGTTTGTGGAGAAAGTGATGACCACTCTGCACAACATGTATCCTCACGCGGTGATTCACTTTGAGGACTTTGGTGTGACCACTGCCCGCCCCGTTTTGGAGAGGTACAAGAAGAGATACGCGTGCTTCAACGACGACATCCAGGGTACAGGTGCCGTGGCCATGGCGTCGATGACTGCAGCTTTGCAAGTCACAAACCGGAAACTCGCAGATGTCCAAGTTGTGATCTTCGGGGCCGGTTCCGCGGGACTCGGGATCGCCGACCAGATCGTCAACCACATGGTTTCGCACGGAGCAGACCGGGACGAGGCCCGGACCCACATCCACTGCGTGGATCGCCACGGGCTCATTCTCGACGACATGGGCCCGGTTTCCTCCGATGCCCAGATGCTCTACGCGGACCGGGCCGCCGACTGGCACGGCGTCGACGCGACGAACTTGGTCGAAATCGTCGCCAAAATCCACCCAACCGTTTTGATTGGCTGCTCCACCCAGGCCGGTGCCTTCACCGAGAATGTCATAAAGACCATGTACAAGTACAACCGCCGGCCAATCATATTCCCGCTTTCCAACCCCACCAGGCTCTGCGAGGTCCACCCTAAGGATGCCCTCGAGTGGACCGACTACAATGCACTAATTGCCACTGGGTCGCCTTTCCCACCGGTCAATGGTCACGTGATATCAGAGAACAACAACTGCGTCGCCTTTCCAGGAATCGGCTTGGGTGCCGTCTTGGCCCGTGTCAGGAGTATTTCCGACAAGATGATCTCTGCTGCAGTTGACGAGTTGGCTGCTCTTTCTCCGGCAGTCCGCGATCACATGGGAGGCTTGCTTCCGGACTTGGAGACGATCGACGAGACGTCTGCAAGGATCGCCACTGCTGTCATCATCCAGGCTTTGAAGGAGGGACTAGTGACCGttgaaaaagaggattCTCCTAGCGGCGGAAAGGTCCGGGTGCCTCGTGACTTCAACAAGTGTCTTGCCTGGGTCAAGTCCCAGATGTGGAGGCCCCAGTACCGGCCTTTGGTCAAGGTCGAGCATGTTAATGCCATCCACACTCACCAGTACTGA